In the Muricauda sp. MAR_2010_75 genome, one interval contains:
- the rplV gene encoding 50S ribosomal protein L22, whose product MGVRKRQMAERLKEEKKQLAIAKLNNCPTSPRKMRLVADLVRGKQVEMALAILKFNQKEASRKLEKLLLSAIANWEAKNEEANIEEADLYIKEIRVDGGTMLKRLRPAPQGRAHRIRKRSNHVTMIVEANNNVQS is encoded by the coding sequence ATGGGAGTTCGTAAAAGACAAATGGCCGAAAGGTTAAAGGAAGAGAAAAAGCAACTTGCTATTGCAAAGCTTAACAATTGCCCAACGTCTCCAAGAAAGATGCGTTTGGTAGCTGATTTGGTACGAGGAAAACAGGTAGAAATGGCTTTGGCTATTTTGAAGTTCAACCAAAAGGAAGCTTCAAGAAAGTTGGAAAAGCTTTTGCTTTCCGCTATCGCCAATTGGGAAGCCAAGAATGAGGAGGCCAATATTGAGGAAGCCGATCTTTACATCAAGGAAATCCGTGTAGACGGAGGAACCATGTTGAAGCGTTTGAGACCAGCTCCCCAAGGAAGGGCTCACAGAATCAGAAAGCGTTCCAATCATGTGACCATGATCGTGGAGGCCAATAACAACGTTCAAAGCTAG
- the rpsS gene encoding 30S ribosomal protein S19 — protein sequence MARSLKKGPYVHFSLEKKVQANIESGKKTVIKTWSRASMITPDFVGQTIAVHNGRQFVPVYVTENMVGHKLGEFSPTRSFRGHAGAKNKGKK from the coding sequence ATGGCACGTTCGTTAAAAAAAGGACCATACGTTCATTTTAGTTTGGAGAAAAAAGTCCAAGCCAATATAGAATCAGGAAAGAAAACGGTTATCAAAACATGGTCAAGAGCCTCAATGATAACGCCGGATTTTGTGGGACAGACCATCGCAGTGCACAACGGGAGACAATTTGTTCCTGTGTATGTAACCGAGAACATGGTAGGTCACAAACTTGGAGAATTTTCACCTACACGATCTTTTAGGGGTCATGCGGGAGCTAAAAACAAAGGTAAAAAGTAA
- the rplB gene encoding 50S ribosomal protein L2: protein MSVRKLKPITPGQRFRVVNGFDAITTDKPEKSLLAPLKKTGGRNSQGKMTMRHRGGGHKRRYRIIDFKRDKQGVDATVVSIQYDPNRTAFIALVEYKDGEKRYVVAQNGMQVGQTIKSGAGATPEIGNALPLSEIPLGTIVSCIELRPGQGAIMARSAGTFAQLMAKDGKFVTVKLPSGETRMILATCLATIGAVSNSDHQLLVSGKAGRSRWLGRRPRTRPVAMNPVDHPMGGGEGRASGGHPRSRNGIPAKGFRTRSKTKDTNRYIIERRKK from the coding sequence ATGTCAGTTAGAAAATTAAAACCGATAACCCCTGGTCAGCGTTTTAGAGTAGTAAACGGATTTGACGCGATTACTACTGATAAGCCGGAGAAAAGCTTGCTTGCTCCGTTAAAAAAGACAGGTGGTAGGAACAGTCAAGGAAAAATGACCATGCGCCATAGAGGTGGAGGTCATAAGAGAAGATATCGTATCATCGATTTCAAAAGGGACAAACAAGGAGTAGATGCCACTGTGGTTTCTATTCAGTACGACCCCAACAGAACTGCATTTATCGCCTTGGTAGAGTACAAGGACGGTGAAAAAAGATATGTGGTTGCCCAAAACGGGATGCAAGTAGGTCAGACCATCAAGTCTGGAGCTGGTGCCACCCCAGAAATTGGAAACGCACTTCCTTTAAGTGAAATTCCATTGGGAACCATTGTCTCTTGCATAGAATTGAGACCTGGTCAAGGAGCGATCATGGCACGAAGTGCCGGTACATTTGCCCAGTTGATGGCCAAGGATGGTAAGTTCGTTACCGTTAAACTTCCTTCTGGTGAAACCCGTATGATCTTGGCCACTTGTTTGGCCACCATCGGAGCGGTTTCCAACTCAGATCACCAATTGTTGGTGTCTGGTAAAGCCGGTAGAAGCAGATGGTTGGGCAGAAGACCAAGAACAAGACCAGTAGCCATGAACCCTGTAGATCACCCAATGGGTGGTGGTGAAGGAAGGGCTTCCGGAGGTCATCCAAGATCTAGAAACGGCATTCCTGCAAAAGGATTTAGAACCCGTTCCAAGACCAAGGACACCAATAGATATATCATAGAACGTAGAAAGAAATAA
- the rplW gene encoding 50S ribosomal protein L23 — MSVLIRPIITEKMTADSELFNRYGFYVDPSANKLEIKDAVEATYGVSVEKVRTMNYGPTRKSRYTKTGIQHGKTNAMKKAIVDVAEGDIIDFYSNL; from the coding sequence ATGAGTGTGTTGATAAGACCGATAATTACGGAGAAGATGACCGCTGATAGCGAGCTTTTCAATCGTTATGGTTTCTATGTTGACCCGAGTGCCAACAAATTAGAGATCAAAGACGCTGTTGAAGCCACTTATGGTGTTTCTGTGGAAAAGGTAAGAACCATGAATTATGGTCCAACCCGTAAGAGTCGCTATACAAAAACCGGAATCCAGCATGGAAAAACAAATGCCATGAAGAAGGCAATTGTTGATGTGGCCGAAGGTGACATAATTGATTTTTACAGTAATCTATAA
- the rplD gene encoding 50S ribosomal protein L4: protein MKVAVLDIKGKETGRKVDLSDDVFAVEPNEHAIYLDVKQYLAHQRQGTHKSKERAEIAGSTRKIKKQKGTGTARAGSIKSPIFKGGGRIFGPRPKDYTQKLNKNVKRLARKSALSIKSKEKALVVVEDFNFEAPKTKDFVAFLTSLGLENKKSLIVLGDTNNNVYLSSRNLERSEVVTGSQLNTYKIVNANSLVLTESALEGIESNLKK from the coding sequence ATGAAGGTAGCAGTTTTAGATATCAAAGGAAAAGAAACCGGAAGGAAGGTAGACCTTTCTGACGATGTTTTTGCCGTAGAGCCCAATGAGCATGCCATTTATTTGGATGTAAAGCAATACTTGGCACACCAAAGGCAAGGTACCCATAAATCAAAGGAAAGAGCTGAGATTGCCGGAAGTACCCGTAAGATCAAGAAACAAAAGGGAACCGGTACCGCAAGGGCTGGTAGCATCAAGTCTCCTATTTTTAAGGGAGGTGGTAGAATCTTTGGTCCAAGACCTAAGGATTATACCCAAAAATTGAACAAGAACGTTAAGCGATTGGCCCGTAAATCGGCCTTGAGCATAAAGTCCAAAGAGAAAGCTTTGGTGGTTGTGGAAGACTTTAATTTTGAGGCGCCCAAAACCAAGGATTTTGTAGCATTTTTGACTTCTTTGGGCCTTGAGAACAAAAAGTCTCTTATTGTGTTGGGTGATACAAATAATAACGTATATTTGTCGTCGCGTAATTTAGAGCGTTCCGAAGTCGTAACTGGTTCACAATTAAATACTTACAAAATAGTTAACGCTAACAGTTTAGTATTGACCGAAAGTGCTTTGGAAGGAATTGAATCGAACCTAAAGAAATAA
- the rplC gene encoding 50S ribosomal protein L3 — protein MSGLIGKKIGMTSIFDENGKNIPCTVLEAGPCVVTQVRTEEVDGYKGLQLGFDDKAEKRANKAESGHFKKAGASPKKKVVEFQGFEGEYKLGDTVGVDIFMEGEFVDVVGTSKGKGFQGVVKRHGFGGVGQATHGQHNRLRAPGSIGAASYPARVFKGMRMAGQMGNERVTVQNLRVLKVVPEKNLLVVKGCVPGHKNSYVTIQRWQ, from the coding sequence ATGTCTGGGTTAATAGGAAAAAAAATCGGTATGACCAGCATCTTCGACGAGAATGGAAAGAACATTCCATGTACCGTTCTTGAAGCTGGACCATGCGTGGTTACCCAAGTCAGAACCGAAGAGGTTGACGGGTACAAAGGCCTTCAACTTGGTTTCGATGACAAGGCAGAAAAACGTGCAAACAAGGCCGAATCCGGTCACTTTAAAAAAGCAGGTGCTTCTCCAAAGAAAAAGGTCGTTGAGTTCCAAGGATTTGAAGGTGAATACAAATTGGGAGACACCGTAGGTGTTGACATTTTCATGGAAGGTGAGTTTGTTGACGTTGTAGGAACTTCCAAAGGAAAAGGATTCCAAGGGGTTGTAAAACGCCATGGTTTTGGAGGAGTGGGTCAAGCGACCCACGGTCAGCATAACCGATTGAGAGCTCCTGGTTCCATCGGTGCTGCTTCATATCCAGCCCGTGTTTTCAAAGGAATGCGAATGGCAGGCCAAATGGGAAATGAAAGAGTGACAGTGCAAAACTTAAGAGTATTGAAGGTGGTTCCAGAGAAAAACCTTTTGGTTGTAAAAGGATGTGTACCTGGTCACAAAAATTCATACGTAACTATTCAAAGGTGGCAATAA
- the rpsJ gene encoding 30S ribosomal protein S10 has protein sequence MSQKIRIKLKSYDHNLVDKSAEKIVKTVKTTGAVVTGPIPLPTHKKIFTVLRSPHVNKKSREQFQLSSYKRLLDIYSSSSKTIDALMKLELPSGVEVEIKV, from the coding sequence ATGAGTCAAAAAATTAGAATAAAATTGAAATCTTACGATCACAATTTGGTGGACAAATCTGCTGAAAAGATCGTGAAAACAGTAAAAACAACCGGTGCTGTGGTAACTGGGCCAATTCCATTGCCAACACACAAAAAGATATTTACGGTTTTGCGTTCACCCCACGTGAACAAAAAATCGAGAGAGCAGTTCCAATTGAGCTCTTACAAGAGATTGTTGGACATTTACAGCTCTTCATCAAAAACCATTGATGCCCTTATGAAGCTTGAGCTTCCCAGCGGCGTTGAGGTTGAGATCAAAGTTTGA
- the fusA gene encoding elongation factor G: MGRDLKYTRNIGIAAHIDAGKTTTTERILFYTGVSHKIGEVHDGAATMDWMEQEQERGITITSAATTCTWKFPMENAQPLPDTKDYHFNIIDTPGHVDFTVEVNRSLRVLDGLVFLFSAVDGVEPQSETNWRLADNYKVPRIGFVNKMDRQGSNFLNVCKQVREMLGSNAVPIVLPIGDEADFKGIVDLAKNRAVVWHEDNFGSTFDVVEIPAEMEAEVKEYRAALIEAVAEYDENLMEKFFEDEDSITEEEVHAALRAAVMDRAIIPMICGSSFKNKGVQFLLDAVCRYLPSPLDKDDIIGINPDTEKEERRKPDPKQPFSALAFKIATDPFVGRLAFFRAYSGRLDAGSYILNNRSGNKERISRIYQMHSNKQNAIDFIEAGDIGAAVGFKDIKTGDTLSDEKHPIVLESMQFPDPVIGIAVEPKTKADVDKLGMALAKLAEEDPTFQVKTDEASGQTIISGMGELHLDIIVDRLRREFKVEVNQGQPQVEYKEAITQAANHREVYKKQSGGRGKFADIVFTMEPAAEDVVGLEFVNEIKGGNIPKEYIPSVEKGFKEAMKNGPLAGFEMDSMKITLKDGSFHPVDSDSLSFELAAKMGYKAAAKSAKSVLMEPIMKIEVLTPEENMGDIVGDLNRRRGTISSMSDRAGAKVVKGEVPLSEMFGYVTSLRTLSSGRATSTMEFSHYAETPSNIAEEVIKAAKGVTA; this comes from the coding sequence ATGGGAAGAGATTTAAAATATACAAGGAATATAGGTATTGCAGCTCACATTGATGCTGGTAAAACAACTACTACAGAGCGTATTCTTTTTTATACCGGTGTGAGCCACAAAATTGGTGAGGTGCACGATGGTGCAGCTACTATGGACTGGATGGAGCAAGAGCAGGAGCGTGGTATTACCATTACCTCTGCCGCTACTACCTGTACATGGAAGTTTCCCATGGAAAATGCACAGCCTTTGCCTGATACAAAAGACTACCACTTTAATATTATAGACACTCCCGGACACGTGGACTTTACCGTTGAGGTGAACCGTTCCCTTCGTGTTTTGGACGGATTGGTGTTCCTGTTCAGTGCCGTTGACGGTGTTGAGCCACAATCCGAAACCAACTGGAGATTGGCCGATAACTACAAAGTACCACGTATCGGTTTTGTGAACAAAATGGACCGTCAAGGTTCCAATTTCTTGAACGTGTGCAAACAAGTTCGTGAAATGTTGGGCTCCAATGCGGTGCCAATTGTATTGCCAATTGGTGACGAAGCTGATTTTAAAGGTATTGTTGACTTGGCGAAGAACAGGGCTGTTGTATGGCATGAGGATAACTTCGGTTCTACCTTTGATGTTGTGGAAATTCCTGCTGAAATGGAGGCTGAAGTGAAAGAATACAGAGCAGCTTTGATTGAAGCTGTTGCTGAATATGATGAAAACTTGATGGAAAAATTCTTCGAAGATGAAGATTCCATCACTGAGGAGGAAGTACACGCTGCTTTGCGTGCCGCAGTTATGGATAGAGCTATTATTCCTATGATTTGCGGTTCTTCCTTCAAAAACAAAGGGGTCCAATTCCTTTTGGATGCCGTTTGTCGCTACTTGCCTTCGCCTTTGGATAAGGATGATATCATCGGTATCAATCCAGATACAGAGAAAGAGGAAAGAAGAAAACCAGACCCAAAACAGCCGTTTTCAGCGCTTGCCTTTAAGATTGCTACCGATCCTTTTGTAGGTCGTTTGGCTTTCTTTAGAGCATATTCCGGTCGTTTGGACGCAGGTTCTTATATCCTGAACAACCGATCTGGAAACAAAGAGCGTATTTCACGTATCTATCAAATGCACTCCAATAAGCAAAACGCCATCGATTTTATCGAAGCGGGTGATATTGGTGCGGCGGTTGGATTTAAGGACATCAAGACTGGGGATACCCTTTCTGATGAGAAACATCCAATTGTATTGGAAAGTATGCAATTCCCTGATCCCGTTATCGGTATTGCCGTTGAGCCAAAAACAAAAGCAGACGTTGATAAGTTGGGTATGGCTTTGGCCAAGTTGGCCGAAGAAGATCCAACCTTCCAGGTTAAAACCGATGAGGCTTCAGGTCAGACCATCATCTCTGGTATGGGTGAGCTTCACTTGGATATCATTGTGGATCGTTTGCGACGTGAGTTTAAGGTTGAGGTTAACCAAGGTCAGCCTCAAGTGGAATACAAAGAAGCGATTACACAAGCGGCAAATCACAGAGAAGTTTACAAAAAGCAATCCGGTGGTCGAGGTAAATTCGCGGATATTGTCTTTACCATGGAGCCTGCCGCTGAAGATGTGGTTGGATTGGAGTTTGTGAATGAAATAAAAGGAGGTAACATTCCTAAAGAATATATTCCATCTGTTGAAAAAGGATTCAAAGAGGCTATGAAGAATGGTCCTTTGGCCGGATTTGAGATGGATAGTATGAAGATTACCTTAAAGGATGGTTCATTCCACCCTGTGGATTCCGATTCACTATCATTTGAATTGGCTGCAAAAATGGGGTACAAGGCCGCTGCCAAATCAGCCAAATCCGTATTAATGGAGCCCATCATGAAAATTGAGGTGTTGACACCTGAAGAAAACATGGGGGATATTGTTGGAGATTTGAACAGACGTAGAGGTACTATCAGTAGCATGAGCGATAGAGCTGGTGCCAAAGTAGTAAAGGGTGAAGTGCCCTTATCTGAAATGTTTGGTTATGTAACCTCTTTGAGGACCTTGTCTTCAGGAAGGGCTACATCTACAATGGAATTTTCACACTATGCCGAGACTCCTTCCAACATTGCGGAAGAGGTGATTAAAGCAGCTAAAGGAGTAACCGCTTAA
- the rpsG gene encoding 30S ribosomal protein S7, whose translation MRKKQAKKRPLLPDPRFNDQLVTRFVNMMMWDGKKSVAFKIFYDAIDIVDEKNTDEEKTGLELWKDALSNVMPHVEVRSRRVGGATFQIPMQIRPDRKISTAMKWLILYARKRNEKSMAQKLASEILAAAKEEGAAVKKRVDTHKMAEANKAFSHFRF comes from the coding sequence ATGAGAAAAAAGCAGGCAAAGAAAAGACCGTTATTGCCAGACCCAAGATTTAACGATCAACTTGTTACACGTTTTGTGAACATGATGATGTGGGATGGTAAAAAGTCAGTTGCATTCAAGATTTTCTACGATGCAATTGATATTGTTGACGAAAAGAACACTGACGAAGAAAAAACAGGACTCGAACTATGGAAAGATGCCCTTTCCAATGTTATGCCACACGTTGAGGTAAGAAGTAGAAGAGTGGGTGGTGCAACATTCCAGATTCCAATGCAGATTCGTCCAGACAGAAAAATATCCACTGCCATGAAATGGTTGATTCTCTACGCAAGAAAGCGTAACGAGAAATCCATGGCGCAGAAACTGGCTTCTGAAATTTTGGCCGCTGCCAAAGAAGAAGGTGCCGCAGTGAAGAAAAGGGTAGATACACACAAAATGGCTGAGGCCAATAAAGCATTCTCACACTTTAGATTCTAA
- the rpsL gene encoding 30S ribosomal protein S12 codes for MPTISQLVRKGRATITKKSKSAALDSCPQRRGVCTRVYTTTPKKPNSAMRKVARVRLTNGKEVNAYIPGEGHNLQEHSIVLVRGGRVKDLPGVRYHIVRGALDTAGVAGRTQRRSKYGAKRPKK; via the coding sequence ATGCCAACAATTTCACAATTAGTACGAAAAGGAAGGGCCACAATTACCAAGAAGAGTAAATCGGCTGCTTTGGATTCGTGTCCTCAACGAAGAGGGGTTTGTACGCGGGTTTACACCACTACACCTAAAAAACCAAACTCTGCAATGCGTAAAGTTGCAAGGGTAAGGTTAACCAACGGTAAAGAGGTGAACGCATACATCCCTGGTGAAGGACACAACCTCCAAGAGCACTCGATAGTATTGGTTAGAGGTGGAAGAGTAAAGGATTTGCCTGGTGTGCGATATCATATCGTTCGTGGGGCGTTGGACACTGCCGGTGTGGCGGGAAGAACGCAACGTCGATCTAAATATGGTGCAAAGCGTCCTAAAAAGTAA